A part of Caloenas nicobarica isolate bCalNic1 chromosome 10, bCalNic1.hap1, whole genome shotgun sequence genomic DNA contains:
- the KIF7 gene encoding kinesin-like protein KIF7 isoform X1, whose translation MAAEGAAVRVAVRVRPLLPREALRGHRPCLRGDAATGEVALGRRRFRFAAVLPEAAGQAAVYRACVQPLLRAFFRGINATVFAYGQTGSGKTYTIGEASVASINEDEQGIIPRAMAETFRLIDENDLIDYMVRVSYLEVYKEEFRDLLQVDTASKDIQIREDDKGNVVLCGVKEAEVEGLDEVLSLLEMGNTAKHTGATHVNRQSSRSHTIFTVTMEQRRGAGRLLLHYPPASVPASGQVLVSKFHFVDLAGSERIVKTGNTGERLKESIQINSGLLALGNVISALGDPRRKSSHIPYRDSKITRILKDSLGGNAQTVMIACVSPSSADFDESLNTLNYASRAQNIQNKAVVNCRKETEHIEDLHRQIKNLQKALEQRHRSETRIINRAATAKRCAPDPTARLLAECAHYRTCTDTAYRLLMELQEDSNLTVEQILRVKEWLCAVESERSELTSAGLDSGIESTSAEDQSPEAQGSKLAKAQVNSEKGCESIKDEQVAKLQRQVERLEEENRDFLAALEDAMEQYKLQSDKLQEQQDQISELHVRLEMAMPNLCVPELLENLHLVTAGQRPHTAPLDAAPSHSLSGAPSGLLPTEQGGKALCKKQLDSNPSFQEEDPASWHPKHTQCPTGNPEIKDAVLRRELSQDPEKPAELSSGEEEEWEQKRSLSQRRNGIRSWSKKEICKLSEEPSGGNAHSVQEEQLDLSKEVCRRRERLPGKDSEWRLVQAQQKIRELAINIRMKEELITELIKTGKDAQALNRQYCQKISDLEQEAEQVRAELSDSQKQLQELENKEPWDPGEKRKLQEYRTRVAAAQNKAQVLCKKKQATERLVSLSAQSEKRVQELERNIQLMRRQQGQLQRRLREESEQKRRLETEVNKRQHQVKELELKHEQHQKILRIKTEEIAAFQRKRRSGSNGSVISLEQQQKIEEQKKWLDTEMDKVLEQRRALDELEDELRKREAIVAKKEALLQEKNGLESKRLRSSQALTDDIVRVSSRLEHLEKELTEKNGQLRHSSAHDQQQIRQEINSLRQEKDQLLKQRLELDNKLRQGTLLSPEEERILFQLDEAIEALDAAIEYKNESITCRQRVLRASASLLSQCEMNLMAKLSYLSSSETRALLCKYFDKVVTLREDQHRQHIAFSELEMQLEEQQQLVYWLEAAVERQRLEMDRQLTLQQKEHEQNMQLLLQQSREHMDEGLASSKLQYEVRIQVLEKELSRYMWANQELNQRLSNMNLQTKAGMERSIHGAGDRAPPVLRTCEEPSLGEQPVPLEESPRVRDESRDLVHAPLPSTWRRSSLPNDSPADLRQRDAEHLPRAGQTLEVHPPRSLAPAAKPRRELRRASLSVTPVLHHPATIDVRRNPV comes from the exons atGGCGGCGGAGGGGGCGGCGGTGCGGGTGGCGGTGCGGGTGCGGCCGCTGCTGCCCCGGGAGGCGCTGCGGGGACACCGGCCCTGCCTGCGGGGCGACGCCGCCACCGGCGAGGTGGCGCTGGGCCGCCGCCGCTTCCGCTTCGCCGCCGTGCTGCCCGAGGCGGCGGGGCAGGCGGCTGTGTACCGGGCCTGCGTGCAGCCGCTGCTGCGGGCCTTCTTCCGCGGCATCAACGCCACTGTCTTCGCCTACGGGCAGACCGGCTCCGGCAAGACCTACACCATCGGGGAGGCCAGCGTCG CTTCCATCAATGAAGACGAGCAGGGCATCATCCCGCGAGCCATGGCTGAGACCTTCAGGCTCATCGATGAGAATGACCTGATCGACTACATGGTCCGAGTGTCCTATCTGGAGGTGTACAAGGAGGAGTTTCGGGACCTACTGCAGGTGGATACAGCCAGCAAAGACATCCAGATCCGTGAGGATGACAAGGGGAACGTTG TGCTCTGCGGTGTGAAGGAGGCAGAAGTAGAAGGGCTGGACGAGGTGCTGAGCCTGCTGGAGATGGGGAACACTGCCAAGCACACGGGAGCGACCCACGTCAACAGGCAGTCGAGCCGCTCGCACACCATCTTCACGGTGACCATGGAACagcggcgcggggccggccgCCTGCTCCTCCACTACCCCCCTGCCTCCGTCCCCGCCTCGGGCCAGGTCCTGGTTTCCAAGTTTCACTTTGTGGATCTGGCAGGCTCGGAGCGAATTGTGAAGACAGGAAACACAGGGGAGAGGCTGAAGGAGAGTATTCAGATCAACAGTGGCCTCCTGGCCTTGGGCAACGTCATCAGTGCTTTGGGAGACCCTCGCAGGAAGAGCAGCCACATTCCCTACAGGGACTCCAAAATCACCAG GATCCTGAAAGACTCTCTGGGGGGGAATGCCCAGACTGTGATGATAGCCTGTGTCAGCCCATCCTCCGCTGACTTCGATGAAAGCCTCAATACTCTGAACTACGCCAGCCGGGCTCAAAACATCCAGAACAAAGCTGTGGTGAACTGCCGCAAGGAGACAGAGCACATCGAAGATCTTCACCGTCAGATAAAGAACCTGCAGAAGGCGCTGGAACAGCGGCACCGCTCCGAGACCCGTATCATCAACCGCGCGGCCACCGCCAAACGCTGCGCGCCCGACCCCACGGCTCGGCTGCTGGCCGAGTGCGCGCATTACCGGACCTGCACCGACACCGCGTACCGACTGCTgatggagctgcaggaggacagtAACCTGACGGTGGAGCAGATCCTGCGGGTTAAGGAGTGGTTGTGTGCAGTGGAGAGCGAGAGGAGCGAGCTGACCTCAGCTGGGCTGGATAGCGGCATCGAGAGCACCTCGGCAGAAGACCAGAGCCCTGAAGCACAAGGCTCCAAGCTGGCAAAAGCCCAG gTGAACAGCGAGAAGGGGTGTGAGTCCATCAAAGATGAGCAGGTGGCCAAACTGCAGAGGCAAGTGGAGCGCCTGGAGGAAGAGAACCGGGATTTCTTGGCTGCCCTGGAAGATGCCATGGAGCAGTACAAGCTGCAG AGTGACAAGCTACAGGAACAGCAGGATCAGATCTCAGAGCTGCACGTGCGCTTGGAGATGGCAATGCCAAACCTGTGTGTGCCAGAACTGCTGGAAAACCTTCACCTGGTGACTGCTGGCCAGAGACCTCACACGGCCCCACTGGATGCTGCCCCATCCCACAGCCTCAGCGGGGCTCCCTCAGGGCTGCTTCCCACAGAGCAGGGTGGAAAAGCCCTTTGCAAGAAG cagctcGACAGCAACCCCTCCTTCCAGGAGGAGGACCCAGCCAGCTGGCACCCAAAACACACGCAGTGCCCGACGGGCAATCCAGAGATAAAAGACGCAGTGCTGAGGAGGGAGCTCAGCCAGGACCCGGAGAAGCCGGCAGAGCTGTCCtcgggagaggaggaggagtgggaACAGAAACGGTCCCTGTCCCAGCGCCG AAACGGGATCCGAAGCTGGAGCAAGAAGGAGATCTGCAAGTTGAGCGAGGAGCCGAGTGGAGGCAATGCCCACTCAGttcaggaggagcagctggaccTGTCAAAAG AGGTCTGCAGGAGGCGGGAGCGCCTGCCAGGGAAGGATTCTGAGTGGAGGCTGGTGCAAGCGCAGCAGAAGATCCGAGAGCTGGCAATCAACATCCGCATGAAGGAGGAGCTGATCACGGAGCTCATTAAGACag GCAAGGACGCGCAGGCTCTGAACAGGCAGTACTGCCAGAAGATCAGTGATCtggagcaggaggcagagcaggTGCGGGCAGAGCTGAGCGACAGCCAGAAGCAGCtccaggagctggagaacaaaGAGCCGTGGGACCCCGGGGAGAAGCGCAAGCTGCAGGAGTACCGCACGCGTGTGGCCGCCGCACAGAACAAGGCACAG GTTCTGTGCAAGAAGAAGCAGGCAACGGAGAGGCTGGTGTCACTCTCAGCCCAGAGCGAGAAGCGAGtgcaggagctggagaggaACATTCAGCTGATGCGGCGGCAGCAGGGTCAGCTGCAGCGCCGGCTGCGGGAGGAGAGCGAGCAGAAACGGCGGCTGGAGACGGAGGTGAATAAGAGGCAGCACCAAGTCAAG GAACTGGAACTGAAGCACGAGCAGCACCAGAAAATCCTGCGCATCAAAACAGAGGAAATAGCAGCTTTCCAGAGGAAGCGGCGGAGTGGCAGCAACGGCTCTGTGatcagcctggagcagcagcag AAAATCGAGGAACAGAAGAAGTGGCTGGATACAGAGATGGATAAAGTTCTCGAGCAGCGCCGGGCCCTGGATGAGCTGGAAGATGAGCTGCGGAAGCGGGAAGCTATCGTGGCCAAAAAGGAagccctgctgcaggagaagaACGGCCTGGAGAGCAAACGGCTGCGTTCCAGCCAG GCCCTGACAGATGACATAGTGCGTGTGTCCAGCCGCCTGGAGCACCTGGAGAAGGAACTGACTGAGAAGAACGGGCAGCTGcgtcacagcagtgcccacgACCAGCAGCAGATCCGCCAGGAGATCAACAGCCTGCGCCAGGAGAAGGACCAGCTGCTCAAACAGAGGTTGGAACTCGACAACAAGCTGCGTCAGggcaccctgctgtccccagag gaAGAACGGATCTTGTTCCAGCTGGACGAGGCAATCGAGGCTCTGGATGCAGCCATTGAGTACAAGAATGAGTCCATCACATGCAGGCAACGAGTCCTGCGGGCCTCGGCCAGCCTGCTGTCCCAGTGCGAGATGAACCTCATGGCCAAGCTCAGCTACCTGTCCTCCTCTGAGACTCGAGCTCTGCTCTGCAAGTACTTTGACAAG GTGGTGACGCTGCGAGAGGatcagcacaggcagcacattGCCTTCTCGGAGCTGGagatgcagctggaggagcagcagcagctggtgtactggctggaggcagctgtGGAACGCCAGCGGCTGGAGATGGACCGGCAGCTCACCCTGCAGCAGAAGGAGCACGAGCAGAACATGCAGTTACTGCTCCAGCAGAGCCGCG agCACATGGATGAGGGGCTAGCCAGCAGCAAGCTACAGTACGAGGTGAGGATTCAGGTGCTGGAGAAGGAACTGAGCCGTTATATGTGGGCaaaccaggagctgaaccagAGGCTGAGTAACATGAACCTCCAGACCAAAG CAGGCATGGAAAGAAGCATtcacggggctggggacagagctcCTCCTGTGCTCAGGACCTGCGAGGAGCCCAGTCTTGGGGAACAACCCGTGCCCCTGGAAGAAAGCCCTCGGGTGAGGGACGAGAGCAGGGACCTGGTGCACGCACCTTTACCATCGACGTGGCGGCGTTCGTCCCTGCCCAACGACAGCCCCGCAGACCTTCGGCAGAGGGACGCCGAGCACTTGCCGAGAGCGGGGCAGACCTTGGAGGTGCACCCACCGCGGAGCCTGGCTCCTGCCGCCAAGCCCCGGCGGGAGCTGCGCAGAGCCAGCCTGAGCGTCACcccagtgcttcaccacccgGCAACGATCGATGTGAGGAGAAACCCAGTCTAA
- the KIF7 gene encoding kinesin-like protein KIF7 isoform X3 — protein sequence MAAEGAAVRVAVRVRPLLPREALRGHRPCLRGDAATGEVALGRRRFRFAAVLPEAAGQAAVYRACVQPLLRAFFRGINATVFAYGQTGSGKTYTIGEASVASINEDEQGIIPRAMAETFRLIDENDLIDYMVRVSYLEVYKEEFRDLLQVDTASKDIQIREDDKGNVVLCGVKEAEVEGLDEVLSLLEMGNTAKHTGATHVNRQSSRSHTIFTVTMEQRRGAGRLLLHYPPASVPASGQVLVSKFHFVDLAGSERIVKTGNTGERLKESIQINSGLLALGNVISALGDPRRKSSHIPYRDSKITRILKDSLGGNAQTVMIACVSPSSADFDESLNTLNYASRAQNIQNKAVVNCRKETEHIEDLHRQIKNLQKALEQRHRSETRIINRAATAKRCAPDPTARLLAECAHYRTCTDTAYRLLMELQEDSNLTVEQILRVKEWLCAVESERSELTSAGLDSGIESTSAEDQSPEAQGSKLAKAQVNSEKGCESIKDEQVAKLQRQVERLEEENRDFLAALEDAMEQYKLQSDKLQEQQDQISELHVRLEMAMPNLCVPELLENLHLVTAGQRPHTAPLDAAPSHSLSGAPSGLLPTEQGGKALCKKQLDSNPSFQEEDPASWHPKHTQCPTGNPEIKDAVLRRELSQDPEKPAELSSGEEEEWEQKRSLSQRRNGIRSWSKKEICKLSEEPSGGNAHSVQEEQLDLSKEVCRRRERLPGKDSEWRLVQAQQKIRELAINIRMKEELITELIKTGKDAQALNRQYCQKISDLEQEAEQVRAELSDSQKQLQELENKEPWDPGEKRKLQEYRTRVAAAQNKAQVLCKKKQATERLVSLSAQSEKRVQELERNIQLMRRQQGQLQRRLREESEQKRRLETEVNKRQHQVKELELKHEQHQKILRIKTEEIAAFQRKRRSGSNGSVISLEQQQKIEEQKKWLDTEMDKVLEQRRALDELEDELRKREAIVAKKEALLQEKNGLESKRLRSSQALTDDIVRVSSRLEHLEKELTEKNGQLRHSSAHDQQQIRQEINSLRQEKDQLLKQRLELDNKLRQGTLLSPEEERILFQLDEAIEALDAAIEYKNESITCRQRVLRASASLLSQCEMNLMAKLSYLSSSETRALLCKYFDKVVTLREDQHRQHIAFSELEMQLEEQQQLVYWLEAAVERQRLEMDRQLTLQQKEHEQNMQLLLQQSREHMDEGLASSKLQYEVRIQVLEKELSRYMWANQELNQRLSNMNLQTKGMERSIHGAGDRAPPVLRTCEEPSLGEQPVPLEESPRVRDESRDLVHAPLPSTWRRSSLPNDSPADLRQRDAEHLPRAGQTLEVHPPRSLAPAAKPRRELRRASLSVTPVLHHPATIDVRRNPV from the exons atGGCGGCGGAGGGGGCGGCGGTGCGGGTGGCGGTGCGGGTGCGGCCGCTGCTGCCCCGGGAGGCGCTGCGGGGACACCGGCCCTGCCTGCGGGGCGACGCCGCCACCGGCGAGGTGGCGCTGGGCCGCCGCCGCTTCCGCTTCGCCGCCGTGCTGCCCGAGGCGGCGGGGCAGGCGGCTGTGTACCGGGCCTGCGTGCAGCCGCTGCTGCGGGCCTTCTTCCGCGGCATCAACGCCACTGTCTTCGCCTACGGGCAGACCGGCTCCGGCAAGACCTACACCATCGGGGAGGCCAGCGTCG CTTCCATCAATGAAGACGAGCAGGGCATCATCCCGCGAGCCATGGCTGAGACCTTCAGGCTCATCGATGAGAATGACCTGATCGACTACATGGTCCGAGTGTCCTATCTGGAGGTGTACAAGGAGGAGTTTCGGGACCTACTGCAGGTGGATACAGCCAGCAAAGACATCCAGATCCGTGAGGATGACAAGGGGAACGTTG TGCTCTGCGGTGTGAAGGAGGCAGAAGTAGAAGGGCTGGACGAGGTGCTGAGCCTGCTGGAGATGGGGAACACTGCCAAGCACACGGGAGCGACCCACGTCAACAGGCAGTCGAGCCGCTCGCACACCATCTTCACGGTGACCATGGAACagcggcgcggggccggccgCCTGCTCCTCCACTACCCCCCTGCCTCCGTCCCCGCCTCGGGCCAGGTCCTGGTTTCCAAGTTTCACTTTGTGGATCTGGCAGGCTCGGAGCGAATTGTGAAGACAGGAAACACAGGGGAGAGGCTGAAGGAGAGTATTCAGATCAACAGTGGCCTCCTGGCCTTGGGCAACGTCATCAGTGCTTTGGGAGACCCTCGCAGGAAGAGCAGCCACATTCCCTACAGGGACTCCAAAATCACCAG GATCCTGAAAGACTCTCTGGGGGGGAATGCCCAGACTGTGATGATAGCCTGTGTCAGCCCATCCTCCGCTGACTTCGATGAAAGCCTCAATACTCTGAACTACGCCAGCCGGGCTCAAAACATCCAGAACAAAGCTGTGGTGAACTGCCGCAAGGAGACAGAGCACATCGAAGATCTTCACCGTCAGATAAAGAACCTGCAGAAGGCGCTGGAACAGCGGCACCGCTCCGAGACCCGTATCATCAACCGCGCGGCCACCGCCAAACGCTGCGCGCCCGACCCCACGGCTCGGCTGCTGGCCGAGTGCGCGCATTACCGGACCTGCACCGACACCGCGTACCGACTGCTgatggagctgcaggaggacagtAACCTGACGGTGGAGCAGATCCTGCGGGTTAAGGAGTGGTTGTGTGCAGTGGAGAGCGAGAGGAGCGAGCTGACCTCAGCTGGGCTGGATAGCGGCATCGAGAGCACCTCGGCAGAAGACCAGAGCCCTGAAGCACAAGGCTCCAAGCTGGCAAAAGCCCAG gTGAACAGCGAGAAGGGGTGTGAGTCCATCAAAGATGAGCAGGTGGCCAAACTGCAGAGGCAAGTGGAGCGCCTGGAGGAAGAGAACCGGGATTTCTTGGCTGCCCTGGAAGATGCCATGGAGCAGTACAAGCTGCAG AGTGACAAGCTACAGGAACAGCAGGATCAGATCTCAGAGCTGCACGTGCGCTTGGAGATGGCAATGCCAAACCTGTGTGTGCCAGAACTGCTGGAAAACCTTCACCTGGTGACTGCTGGCCAGAGACCTCACACGGCCCCACTGGATGCTGCCCCATCCCACAGCCTCAGCGGGGCTCCCTCAGGGCTGCTTCCCACAGAGCAGGGTGGAAAAGCCCTTTGCAAGAAG cagctcGACAGCAACCCCTCCTTCCAGGAGGAGGACCCAGCCAGCTGGCACCCAAAACACACGCAGTGCCCGACGGGCAATCCAGAGATAAAAGACGCAGTGCTGAGGAGGGAGCTCAGCCAGGACCCGGAGAAGCCGGCAGAGCTGTCCtcgggagaggaggaggagtgggaACAGAAACGGTCCCTGTCCCAGCGCCG AAACGGGATCCGAAGCTGGAGCAAGAAGGAGATCTGCAAGTTGAGCGAGGAGCCGAGTGGAGGCAATGCCCACTCAGttcaggaggagcagctggaccTGTCAAAAG AGGTCTGCAGGAGGCGGGAGCGCCTGCCAGGGAAGGATTCTGAGTGGAGGCTGGTGCAAGCGCAGCAGAAGATCCGAGAGCTGGCAATCAACATCCGCATGAAGGAGGAGCTGATCACGGAGCTCATTAAGACag GCAAGGACGCGCAGGCTCTGAACAGGCAGTACTGCCAGAAGATCAGTGATCtggagcaggaggcagagcaggTGCGGGCAGAGCTGAGCGACAGCCAGAAGCAGCtccaggagctggagaacaaaGAGCCGTGGGACCCCGGGGAGAAGCGCAAGCTGCAGGAGTACCGCACGCGTGTGGCCGCCGCACAGAACAAGGCACAG GTTCTGTGCAAGAAGAAGCAGGCAACGGAGAGGCTGGTGTCACTCTCAGCCCAGAGCGAGAAGCGAGtgcaggagctggagaggaACATTCAGCTGATGCGGCGGCAGCAGGGTCAGCTGCAGCGCCGGCTGCGGGAGGAGAGCGAGCAGAAACGGCGGCTGGAGACGGAGGTGAATAAGAGGCAGCACCAAGTCAAG GAACTGGAACTGAAGCACGAGCAGCACCAGAAAATCCTGCGCATCAAAACAGAGGAAATAGCAGCTTTCCAGAGGAAGCGGCGGAGTGGCAGCAACGGCTCTGTGatcagcctggagcagcagcag AAAATCGAGGAACAGAAGAAGTGGCTGGATACAGAGATGGATAAAGTTCTCGAGCAGCGCCGGGCCCTGGATGAGCTGGAAGATGAGCTGCGGAAGCGGGAAGCTATCGTGGCCAAAAAGGAagccctgctgcaggagaagaACGGCCTGGAGAGCAAACGGCTGCGTTCCAGCCAG GCCCTGACAGATGACATAGTGCGTGTGTCCAGCCGCCTGGAGCACCTGGAGAAGGAACTGACTGAGAAGAACGGGCAGCTGcgtcacagcagtgcccacgACCAGCAGCAGATCCGCCAGGAGATCAACAGCCTGCGCCAGGAGAAGGACCAGCTGCTCAAACAGAGGTTGGAACTCGACAACAAGCTGCGTCAGggcaccctgctgtccccagag gaAGAACGGATCTTGTTCCAGCTGGACGAGGCAATCGAGGCTCTGGATGCAGCCATTGAGTACAAGAATGAGTCCATCACATGCAGGCAACGAGTCCTGCGGGCCTCGGCCAGCCTGCTGTCCCAGTGCGAGATGAACCTCATGGCCAAGCTCAGCTACCTGTCCTCCTCTGAGACTCGAGCTCTGCTCTGCAAGTACTTTGACAAG GTGGTGACGCTGCGAGAGGatcagcacaggcagcacattGCCTTCTCGGAGCTGGagatgcagctggaggagcagcagcagctggtgtactggctggaggcagctgtGGAACGCCAGCGGCTGGAGATGGACCGGCAGCTCACCCTGCAGCAGAAGGAGCACGAGCAGAACATGCAGTTACTGCTCCAGCAGAGCCGCG agCACATGGATGAGGGGCTAGCCAGCAGCAAGCTACAGTACGAGGTGAGGATTCAGGTGCTGGAGAAGGAACTGAGCCGTTATATGTGGGCaaaccaggagctgaaccagAGGCTGAGTAACATGAACCTCCAGACCAAAG GCATGGAAAGAAGCATtcacggggctggggacagagctcCTCCTGTGCTCAGGACCTGCGAGGAGCCCAGTCTTGGGGAACAACCCGTGCCCCTGGAAGAAAGCCCTCGGGTGAGGGACGAGAGCAGGGACCTGGTGCACGCACCTTTACCATCGACGTGGCGGCGTTCGTCCCTGCCCAACGACAGCCCCGCAGACCTTCGGCAGAGGGACGCCGAGCACTTGCCGAGAGCGGGGCAGACCTTGGAGGTGCACCCACCGCGGAGCCTGGCTCCTGCCGCCAAGCCCCGGCGGGAGCTGCGCAGAGCCAGCCTGAGCGTCACcccagtgcttcaccacccgGCAACGATCGATGTGAGGAGAAACCCAGTCTAA